GACTTCGCGCAGCGGCGAGGGTACTGCCGGTTGGATTTTCCGAACTTTATGCAGGAGAACGGCGATACGTGGCAGAAGGCCAGCCACGCCTGGAACGACGCGGCCTTTGCGCGGTTCGAGGCGGAGCTGTATCGGTAAAGTTGTGTGAATTTAAAGCTCGGCACCCGAGCCGAGGAAGAGCGCTTCGACCTCGAGCCAGTTCTTGACGCGGCGGAAATCCGTCACGTCGATGTTGTGGTGCGAGTGGTAGAGGATGCCCTCGCCCGTGAAACGCCGCAACTGGCGCGGGTTATCGTCGATCAGGTAGTCGGCCTTGAGGATGCTCTTGTCGCCGCAGAAGACGATGTGCGAGGCTGGGATGAAGGGGAAGTGACGGCCCAGCCACTGGTACTTGGCTGCGAACGAGGTGGGGACCTCCATGGCCGCGGTGGCGATGAAGACCTCGTACTTCTTCTGTAGCTCGCGGAGGACGCGCGGTGCGTCAGGCATGACGTCGAGGACGGCGAAGAAGTCCTCCGAGCGCAGGTAGGCCTCGAGCGCGGGGTGGTGCTCGACCTCGACCACGTCCCAGAGCCACTTGCCGCTCAGGTCGGCGACCGTGAGGTTGGCGGAGAAATCGCGGTTGTAGCGGAGGAGATGCTCGGCCACCGCGTCCGCCATCACCTCATCCATGTCGACACAGATACGTTTCACAAGCCCCTCACGATCGAGGCCGCAATGCTCTCGACCGCGACGACCTTGCGCTGCGGGGAGTCGCGCGCGGGGTCGTAGAAGAGCAGGCGGCCGCAGCTCTCGCAGGTCATCATCTCGGTGGTGTTGTCGCGGTCGCGCAGATCGTTCCAGCGCTGGGGCCGAACCATCATCCGGCAGGCGGAACACTGTTGGTTCACGGCCTCGGCGATGCCGGTTCCCTTGGCCTTGGCGATGCGGTCGTAGAGCGAGAGCGCCTCTTCGCCGATCTCGGCCCGCTGTGCGGTGCGCTTCTCTTCGACGGCGGCCAGCGCGATTTTGTCGGCGGCGATGGTCTCTGTGGCGCGCTGCTTTTCCGTGGCCAGCTTGGCCTCGGCGTCCGCAACGGCCTTGTCGGCCACGAGCTTCTGGGCGTCAAGCTCTTCGCTGCGCTCCATCGACTCCAGCTCCGCGTCTTCGAGCTTCGAGATGGCCTGCTCGGCGAAGGTGATCTCGTGCTCGAGCGCGGTGACCTGCACGGTGGTGGTGGCGTTTTCGACCTTCTGGCGGGCGCGTGCGATCTTCTGCTGCAGGTCCTTGACGTCCGACTCCTGGCGGCGGCGCAGCGCCTCTTCCTTCGCGATCAGGTCGAGCACGACGGCCCGTTGTCCCGCCGTATTTTTGGCCTGCGTCTCGAGCGTGGCCACCAGCCGGGGGAGCGCGGTCATCTCATCGCGCAGACGCTTGGCCTCGAGGTCGTAGCCCTGTAGCACCATCAGCTTCTCTAGATCAGGATGCATCTACACTCCACAACACCATCTCAGGCGAAAAAGACCGCCGGATGAGCGAGTCTAGCACCGTCAGGCCCGCTCGGCCAGTCCTGCCCCGGCGACTCCGCAGCCGGAACGCTACAATGATAAGAGAATGCTCTCCGCCCTGACTATGAACTGGCACTATCTCTGGTTGGTGGCGGCCTCCTTTATCGCCGGCGTCATGAACGCGATGGCCGGCGGCGGTTCCTTCGTCGCATTTCCGGCGATGCTCGGCGTGGGAGTGCCGCCCATACAGGCCAACGCTACCAACACGGTCGCGCTGTGGCCGGGGCAGTTGACCTCGCTGGCGGCGCTGCGCGGGGATGTGCGGCGAGACCTGATGCCGGTGGTGGCGCTGGCCTCGATTACCGGCGGCATCGCGGGGGCGATGGTGCTGCTGCATACGAAGCAGGTCACCTTCATGCACCTGATCCCGTGGCTGCTGCTGACCGGCGCGGTGCTCTTCGGCATCAGCGGGCCGGTCTCGAAGTGGCTGCGCAACCGCTCGAAGAAGAGCGAGTTGGAGCATCATCACGATGCGCGGATCTCTCCCATTCCGCTCTTCCTGGGGCTGCTGCCTATCTGCTTCTATGTCGGGTACTTCGGCGCGGGCGGCGGGTTTCTCATCATGACGGTTCTCGCGCTCTTCGGCATCGAGGAGATGCACACGCTGAACGCGATGAAGGTCGTGGCAGCTTGCCTGTCGAACCTCTGCGCCATCTTCACCTTTATTGCGAAGGGCGCTATTTTGTGGCACTACTGCCTGGTCGCGATGGTCTTTGCCGCGGCGGGCGGGTACATCGGCGCGCGCTACACGCGGCGCATGAATCCTGCCGTGCTGCGCGCGGTAGTGGTCGTCATCGGCGTAGCCATGGCGGTGTATTTTTTCTGGAAAGAAGCATGAGAGAGCTTGAGCTATGAGTCACGAAGGCATCCGCATCGTCAGTGAAGAACAGGCCCGGCGCGAGAGCGCGGACGAGGTCCGGCTGCCCGCCGAGGCAGTGACTCCGGCCAAGGTCCGGGTGAAGAAGTCAGAGGGCACGGGCGTCGAGATCGACTGGAAGGACGGGCACCAGAGCGCGTGGAACTTTGCGTGGCTGCGCAATGCCTGTCCCTGTGCGACGTGTAATGAAGAGCGGCAGCACACGGGCCGCAAGCCGGGCGAGCCGAAGCCCAAACCGCAGGCTCTGCTGATGATGTACGAGGCTCCGGCGCGGCCAATTGAGGTGACGCCCGTGGGCCGCTACGCGCTGCGCTTCAAGTGGAACGACGGGCACGAGAGCGGCATTTATAGCTGGGAGTATCTGCGACGCGTATGCCTGTGCACTCTCTGCAAAGGAACCAGGGCAGAATGAGCGAGACCGCATATGTAACAAGTGGAGTTACATTGCTGGAAGAGCGTCTGGCCCCGCTGTATGCGCGGCTGGCCGAGCACAGGCTCTATCGCAGCTTCCGCACCGTGGAAGACCTGCGTCTCTTCATGCAGTCGCACGTCTTCGCGGTGTGGGATTTTATGAGCCTGCTGAAGACGCTGCAGCGCGGGCTTACCTCGGTGGATGTGCCGTGGCTGCCGAGCGAGTTTCCGCGCAGCCGTCGGCTGGTGAACGAGATTGTGCTGGGCGAAGAGAGCGATGTGTACGAGGGCCGCGCGGCCAGCCACTTTGAGATTTATCTGGAGGCGATGCGGCTGGCTGGGGCTTCGACCACTGCTATCGACGCGATGCTGATGGGTGTGCGGGCGGGTAAGGGTTGGCAGGATGCGTTGGCACAGAGTGGTGCATCGGCTGGCGCGCAGAAGTTTGTTGCGGGTACCTTTCGGAGGATCGAGCGTGGGCAGCTTCATGCGACTGCCGCAGCATTTACCTTTGGCCGTGAGGACCTGATTCCCGATATGTTTCGCGGGTTCATCCGCGATCAGGACCAGCGGTTGCAGGGGCGACTGGCGCTCTTTCGCTGGTATCTGGATCGGCATATCGAGGTGGATGGCGATGAGCATGGGCCGATGGCGCTGGAGATGATCGCCGAGTTGTGTGGGGAGGATGGGGCTCGCTGGCGCGAGGCGACGGAAGCGGCGGTTGAGGCTGTTGAGGCGCGGATTGCGCTGTGGGATGCGATTGCGGATGAGATTGGAAGCAAAACCTAGCAGAGAAATACGCGCAGCGTCGAGAACCGCACGAAGTGCCGCCCGCCCGGCGTCAGGGCGCTTTTGCTGTTGCTTCTAAGCCAATCAAAAAACGCCCTAGACTGTATGGAATGAAATGGGGACGGATGCGTGGAGAGATAGCCGAGAGCGGAGCACCCGATACACCGCGCTGGCGCTGGCTGGATCGGTCTCTGCTCGCGCTGCTGGCGCTTTACGGGGTGTTTGTGCTCGTCATGCTGCTGGCGGTGCCGCATCTCTTTCTGCCCGCTGAAGACGCGGTCATTCTCTACCAGTACAGCCAGAACCTCGCGCATCACGGCGCAATCACGTACTACGCGGGAGGGCCGCACGCCGAGGGCGCGACCGACTTCGCCTGGATGGTGTTGATCGCCGGGGCCGTCAGGCTCGGGGCTGATCCCTTTGTCTTTGTCGCGATAGTGAACTTCCTCTCGCTGCCGCTGTTGGCGCTGGCTCTGCTGCGGTTGGGACGCGTTCGTATCACTCCGCTACGAGTTCTTGCCGTCGCCGGAGCAGCGGGGCTGCTGCCGCAGATCCTCGCGGCTGGCGCGGGTTTTTCGGTGTTGCCCAATGCCCTGCTGCTGGTTCTGCTGGTGCTTGCGGTGGAGAGGCAATGGGTTGTCGCAGCTTCTTTGCTAGGGCTTGTCCTCTGTCTCTTCCGGCCCGATGGGGTTGTGTTTGCGGTGCCGCTGCTGGGGTCTTTGTTGCCTGGACGGTGGAAGCGGGCCGGCGTGATTGCGGGCCTGTTCGTGCTGCCGGGGCTGATGTACTTTGCGTGGCGCGCACACTACTTCGGCGAGCTGTTTCCGCTGCCGTTTCTGGTGAAGTCCGATACGCACCGCGCGTTGGGGCTGGTGGTGGCGCGTTCGTTTTTGCAGAGCACGAAGTATCTGCTCTTCGATGCTGTGCTGCTGTTGCCGGTGCTCTTGCGTCGGCCGTTTACGCCGCGGCTGCGTCGTCTGCTCGTGGCAGTGGTTCTGTTGCCGACGCTCTTCTTCTGGGCCATGCGACTCGATCAGAATGTGGGCGACCGCTTCTTCTTCTATCTGCCGCTGGCCTCGGCGCTGGTGATTGCGTTGTGCTGGACTGAGTTGGATACAGCGCGCCGCCGCATGGTTTTATACGCGGGCGTTGTGGCATGGCTTCTGTTTCTGCGTCTTCCCTTTTCGCGCGAAATACGTACCTTCCGCGATTATCAGTTTCAAGATGTGCAAGGGATCGCGCAGGATTTGAAGCAGCTTCCTGCGCGTGGCTCGCTGCTGACGACCGAGGCTGGGCTGCTGACTTACGGCTCGGGCTGGGTAGCCTACGATGCGTGGGGGTTGAACACGGCGAAGTTCGCCAAGCACCCCATTCAGGCGGAAGATATAGCCGCGCTCGGCCCCGACCTGATCGCCTTTCACCCCGACCCAGATGATAGCTGCGTGCTCAAACCTAGTTGGCCTGCGTCGTCTTCGACGCGCTCGTGGAAGCAGATGACGCACAACATGGTGCGCGGTGCGGAGGGATACGAGCTGTGGCTGCTCTCGTATGGGTCGCCCTTCTATCGCCAGCGCCAGCACTGGGGTTACGGCGAAGGTGATCGTGAGTGCTTCCTGGTGCGGAGTGGTTCGCCGCTAAGGGGCGGCATCGTAGCGTCACTCGACAAGCATCATGCTGTTGGGCCACCGCGATCAATCATGATTGAAAACAACCGCTAAAAGCGCCCTCACGCCGGGGCACTTCGTGCTGTACTCGAAAGACCGGCACTTCGTGCGGTGCTCGGGGCGGTGTGGGTGAATGATCTGCAAGGGGCCTCCCGCTGGTCGGCAGCGAGCAGCGGGAGGCCATGCTTCACTTGCCGGTGACTGTGGCCGTGGGCGCTACGTGCGTTCCGAGTTTGATCGAGACGCCTTCTAGCTTCACCTTGGCGTAGGCAATTTCCATCGCTTTGGTGGCCTCAATCGAAACATTGCGCAGCGTGAGGCCAATGACTGGCGACTCCGGCAGGCCGATGACCACTCCCGCCCAGTCGCTGTTGATCGACTTCACGTTCTCGATGAGGATGTCGTGGAAGTGCGGCGTCAGGCGGCCGATGGAAGCCGCCGCGACCTCGCCCTCGGGCATCACCTTGGGGTAGTACTCGCTGATGAGGATCGAGGTTCGCACGCCGTCCATGGTGATGTTCTTGAAGCTGAGGTCGCTGATATCCGCGCCGCGGTCGCGGTTCGCCTTCACGCGGATGCCCTGGTCGGTCCCCTTGAAGCTGATGCGCTCGGCGTGGACGTGCTGCACACCGCCCGCGACCTCGCTGCCGATGGAGAGGCCGTGGCCGGACTCGAAGGCGCAGTCGGTGATGGTGATATCGGTCGAGGGAGCGTCGGGGCCGGGCGAGTTGATGGCGCCGCTCTTGATGGCGATATCGTCGTCGCCGACCGAGGCGAAGTAGTGGTCGATGACGATGTGGCTGGAGCTGAAGGGGTCGATGCCGTCGGTGTTGGGAGCTCCGCGCTGCGGGGCCAGGATGCGCAGGTTGCGGAAGACGAGGTACTCCGAATAGTAGGGGACGACCTGCCAGAAGCCCGCGTTCTGGAAGGTGACGTTCTCCATAGTGAAGTGCTTGGAGTGGTCGATGAGCAGGCCCATGGGGCGGGGGTGGTCGTTGCCGAGGATGCCCGCGTCCTTGACACCCTTGACGTAGTCCCACCAGACCTGGCCGCGGCCGTCGATGAGGCCGCCGCCGGAGATGGTGACCTCGTCGGCGTTGAGGACGTGGAGGAAGGGCTCGATGGTGGGCTGGCGCATTAGCGTGGCGGCTTTGTAGTCGCTGCGGTCGACCGAGGCCAGCAGAGCAGCGTCCTTTTCAATGTCGAGCGTGACGTGGCTCTTGAGGGTGAGCGGGCCGCTGACGAATTGGCCTCCGGCTAGCTTCACGACTCCGTGCTTGGCCGAGCAGGTGTCGATGGCCCGCTGGATCGCTGCTGTGTCCTTGGTGACGCCGTCGCCCTTGGCGCCGTAGGTGTGCGCGTCGCAGATGACCTGGCCTCTGGCTGCTATCGATAGGGCTCCCAATGCGACTGCCAGCGCTGCGCTCTTCCGCTTCATTCCAGCTTCTCTTTTCCTGTGAAGTTGCTTCGGGAGAATCTTACCCTACTGGTAGGACCACTGACGTGGAGATAGTTTTTACGCGCAGCGTCGAGAACCGCACGAAGTGCCGCCCGCCCGGCGTCAGGGCGCTTTTGTTGTTGATTCACCTCACCAGCGCAATACCTTCAACAGGCTGGAGTAGTCGTCCGTCCAGGCGCGCACCCCGGCGCGTGGCTCGATGGGAGTGATCCGGTCGGCCACTTCGGGACGTGTGAAGAAGGCCGCGTCATCAGAGACCAGCACCCACGTCGCCGAGAACTCTCCTTTCGCATCGTTGCCCGCGCTGGCGACCTCGCGGGCCTGCATCCCCGCAGCCGTGGCCAATTCGCCGATCTCCGGCGGCAGGTCCAGGTACTGGTTGGAGACGTGGAAGGCCAGCACGCCGCCTGGGGCCAGGTGCCGACGATAGACGCGCATCGCCTCGACCGTGAGCAGGTGCAGCGGGATCGCGTCGCCCGAGAAGGCGTCCACGACCAGAACGTCGAAGCCCTGCGGCTGCTCCCCGGCCAGCGACGTGCGTGCGTCTCCCTCGGCGAAGGTGAGCTGCGCGCCGGATTCGCGCAGGTAGGTGAACAGGTTGTGCGCGATGGGCAGGACCGACGGGTTGATCTCGTAGAAGCGCATACGGTCGCCGGGGCGGCCGTACGCGGCTAGTGTACCCGCGCCCAGGCCCACTACGCCGATGTTTCTCGCTCGCGTGGAGCAACAGGCTGCCAGCGCCGTGCCGATGCCCGAGTCCTCGGCGTAGTAGGTCGTCGGCGTGCGGCGCAGCGCGGGCGAGAAGATCTGCATCCCGTGGCGGATGCTGCCGTTCAGCAGGGTGCGGGTGGGGTCGCCGTGCTGCGAGATCTCGCCCTTCACGCGCAGGCTGCCGTAGAAGTTCCGGGTCGCCAGTAGCGTGCCGCGGTCGTAGGCGGCGCGCAGGGCGAAGACCAGCACCAGCATCAGGATGCTGACGGTTCCCCAGAGCAGGCGGGGCATCCGGCCGTCCTGCCATACAACTGCCAGAGCGAGTATTGCTGTTATCAGGAAGGAGATGGAGACGTCGTAGTTGGAGGAGAAGACCAGTGGGGCCGCGATGCCGATGAGGAACGATCCGGCCGCGCCACCGGCCGCGATCATCAGGTAGAAGAGGGTGGACTCGGCCGTTCCCTGCGGGCGCAGATGGTAGGCCTCCGCGTGGCAGAAGAGGCAGGCGAAGAACAGCTCCGCGAGGAAGAACAGGATGGCGATGCCGATGGGGAACGAGACGTCCGCGTGCGAGAGGACGTAGCCCAGCGCCGCCAGCATCACTACCAGCAGACGCACCATGATAGGGCGCTGGTAGAACCACGGCGTCTCGAAGGCGAGGATGAAGGTGATGAGGTAGACGCCGAGCGGGGCGATCCAGAGCAGCGGGATGGCCGCGATGTTGGTCGTCAGGTGGCCGGTGACGGCGCTGAGCTGCATGGACGCGGCGAGCGGCAGCAGGAACCAGAGCAGGCGGCGCGGCCAGGGGGTTCGGGTGGTTGTCTCTTGTTGTGGGATGGGTTCAGCTAGAGGCGTGCGCAGGGCCAGCAGTGCCGACATGGCCGCGTAGACGACCACTCCGATGGCCCAGGCCCAACGCTGAAATCGCAGCGTCATGTGCGGCTCGATGAGGCTGGGGTACAGCAGCAGAGCCAGTAGTGACGCCAGATTCGAGAGCGCGAAGAGGCGGTAAGGGATGGGGCTGCGCTCGACCTGTGTCCACCAGACCTGTAGCAGCGGCGAGGTCGCGCCGAGCATCAGGAAGGGCAGGCCGATGCGCAGGCTCAGTGCGGCGAAGATCCTCAGGACCGGGTGGGTCACTGCCGGGTTGAGCGGGGCGAGGCCCATCGCCCAACCCAGCGCCGATGCCACGGCGAGTGCCAGTAGCGCGAGGTGCAAGGCCCGCTGCCAGTGCCGGGTCCAGCCGCGGGTGACGAGGTGGGCGTAGAGGTATCCGCCGAGCAGGACGAGCTGGAAGAAGACCAGGCAGGTCATCCAGACCGCGGCCGAGCCGCCAAAGACCGGGAGCAGTTGCCGGGCGGCCATCGGCTCACCCAGGAAGAGCAGGAACGACGCCACAAAGACCGCGCCGCCAAACAGGAGCCGCGAAACCGACATGAACAGACCTCGCACAGATTGTACGAGGTGCTCAGGGAGGAGAACGCGAAGCAGTAGAAAGGCGTGTGAACGCCCGCCCTCCGCGCAGGAGGCCCGTCCGGCAGGACACGTCTTTGCCGGTTAGAAGCAACAACAACAACGCCCTTGCGCCGGGCGGGCGGCACTTCGTGCGGTTCTCGACGCTTCGCGTAATTGGATAATCTCCCGATACGCCCTAGACTTCTCTTAGCCCTATGAATCCGCTCGTCGTCCTCCTCGGCGCAACCGCCTCCGGCAAAACCGCGCTCTCGCTCGCACTGGCCCAGCACTTCGCGGGCGAGATCATCTCCTGCGACTCCGTCGCGGTCTATCGCGGCATGGAGCTGGGCACCGCCAAGCCCACGCCCGCCGAGCGCGCCCTGGTGCCGCATCACGGGCTCGACCTCTACGACCTCGAACACGCCTGCACCGCCGGAGACTACTCCCGCAGCGCCCGCGAGTCGCTTGCGGGCATTACCGAGCGGGGCCACCTGCCCATCGTCGCCGGAGGAACCGGCCTCTACCTGCGCGCGCTCATCGACGGGCTCTTCCCCTCCCCGCCTGCCGATCCCGGCCTGCGCGAACGGCTGCGCAGGCGCACGCCTGAGAGGCTGCACACGATTCTCGAACGGCTCGACCCGAAGGCCGCCGCGCTTATCCACCGCAACGACGTGCCCAAGGTAATCCGCGCTATCGAGGTCTCGCTGGCGGCGCGGCGACCCATCACAGAGCAGTGGGAGGCGGGCCGCGATGCGCTTACCGGCTATCGTATTCTGCGGATCGGCCTGAACCCGCCGCGTGCGGAGCTGTATCACCGCATCAACCAGCGGGCGGCGGCGATGTTTCATCTGGGCTTGGTGGCCGAGACGGAGGCGCTCATCGCGCGGCATGGGGCCGATAGCCGTCCGTTGACTTCGCTGGGCTATGCCGAGGCTTCGGCTGTGCTGCGGGGGGAGCTGACGCTCGATCAGGCGATTGCGCAGGCGCAGCAGGGGCATCGCAACTATGCCAAGCGGCAGATGACGTGGTTTCGGCGGGAGCCGGGAGTGCATTGGCTGGAGGGGACGGGAGATGATCCGGAGGTGTTGAGGCAGGCGGTTGAGTTGGTGGAGCAGCATGCGAAGCAGTAAAAAGGCGTGTGAACGCCCGCCCTCCGCGCAGGAGGCCCGTCCGGCAGGACAGCCTTTGCTGATTCGAAAGAAAGCATACCTCGGGGGCTAAAGCCCTATGTCGTCCGGATTAAACCCGGACCTACCCCAGAAGCAAAGGCAACAGCAAGAACAGAAGCAGATTCCCCGCTTCGCTCCTGAATGACAACCAAGAAGACAGGCAATAACAACGTCCTCACGCCGGACGGGCGGCACTTCGTGCGGTCTTGGACGCTACGCGTAAAAGCAAAGACCTCAAGGCTCCGCTCTTATCCCCTTTTATCCCCGTTGCGCCTTGCTCTTGCCTTTTAAAGACGCCCCTTACGAAGGCTGAATCACCAGATCATCCGCCAGCCGGAAGTTCATCACTGACTCGGCCGGGATGACGATGTCACGGTTGCCCGTCAGTCCGCCCAGCGCCGTGCCTGTGCCCGCACCAACCGCGCCGCCGACCAGCAACCCAACCCCGCCCGTGGCCACGCCGCCAATCAGCATCCCCAGCCCCGTGCCGCCGCCGATGAAGGCCGCCGAGCGCTTACCCTTGCCCTTTTTGGTCTGGGTCAGATCGTGCGTGTTGAGGGCGTAACGCTGGCCGTTCAGCGTCATCGAAATCAGCCGCAGCTCCAGGATGGAGCGGCCCTTGAAGTGCCCGCGACGATGCGCCTCGACGATCGCTCCATCGACGTGCGTGCCGCGCGGAATGACGATGCTGTCGCTGCCCGCCACTGTGACCGGGGCTTCGACCTCACCGGTAAAACGCTCGCCCGCGCGGCTCGTCTTGACGCTGATGCGCTGGTTGATCCGGATCGCCAGGCTGGTTCCGGCGGGAACGTGGATGTTGACGGGAGAGACCACTGGGCTGTTCGGCGCTGGAGCAGGGGCTGGAGGAGCGCTCGAGCCGTCGCTCATCATCGGCGGCGCGGGGCTGGCGGCCGGGGCTGCGTTATAGGCCGAGACTACCGGAGCGGCTCCGGGCGCGGGTGCGGGCGGTGCCGACGCGCTCGCCGGGACGGACTTCGAGCTGGATGTGGTCGTGGTGACCTGCTGCGTCGTCTGGCCCGGCGCGGGCGGCTGCACCACGGTCGTGGTGGTGGTACCGCTGTCGTCGGTGGAGATGACCTGCTGGGCCTGTCCGGTGGCCGCGGCCTGCTGCTTCGCCTGCTCGATCGCTTTGTCCATCTTCGACTTGCAGCCCGTAAACAGGCACGCGCCGAACAGTATCGCGCTCAGGGCCGCGCCGTGAAACGTTCCTAAAGAGAGCTTGTGTACAGAGATCATGGTCGTCCTCGTTCTTTTGCTGCGTTCGCCTTGCTTCTGCTATCGGACCCGCGGCGGAGATAAGCACACGCCTGTCCACATGGTGTGATGCTCCATGTGCGGTATTCGGAGACCCCGGCAAAGAAAAGGTTTACGATTTATCCATGTCCGCCCAAACCTCTGCACGCCCCCAGCTCGCCCACCTGACGGCCCAGCTCGATGAGCTTCGCCGTCTCGGCACCTTCTTCAAGCTCCGTCAGCTCGACGATATACAGGGCCCCGTCTGCACCTACGATGGCCGCAAGGTCATCAACCTGGCCAGCAATAACTACCTGGGACTGTGCAACCACCCCAAGCTCGAAGAGGCCGCGCACCGCGCCATCACCGAGCACGGCGTCGGCTCGGGAGCGGTGCGGACCATCGCGGGCACCATGAAGATCCACATGGAGCTGGAGGAGAAGATCGCCGCCTTCAAGAACGTCGAAGCCTGCGTCGTCTTCCAGTCGGGCTTTACCGCCAACGCGGGCACGGTGTCGAGCATTCTGGGCAAGGAAGACTTCATCCTCTCGGACGAGCTGAACCACGCCAGCATCATCGACGGCGCACGGCTCTCGCGGGCCAAGATCAAGGTCTTCCGGCACAAGGACGTGGCCCACTGCGAGGAGCTGCTCAAGGAGATCGAGAACGAGCCGGGCAAGAAGCTCATCATCACTGACGGCGTCTTCTCGATGGACGGCGATATCGGGCCGGTCGATCAGCTCGCGAAGCTGGCCGAGAAGTATGGGGCCATCATGATGGTCGATGATGCTCACGCCTCGGGCGTGCTGGGTCGCAACGGACGCGGCAGCGTGGACCACTTCAACATGCACGGCATGGTGGATGTGCAGGTGGGCACTCTCTCGAAGGCCATCGGCGCGCTGGGCGGGTATGTGTGTGGCTCGCGCGACCTCATCGACTTCCTCTATCACCGGGCGCGGCCGTTCCTCTTCAGCACCTCGCATCCGCCATCGGTTGCGGCCACTTGT
This is a stretch of genomic DNA from Granulicella sp. WH15. It encodes these proteins:
- a CDS encoding 5'-3'-deoxyribonucleotidase; the encoded protein is MKRICVDMDEVMADAVAEHLLRYNRDFSANLTVADLSGKWLWDVVEVEHHPALEAYLRSEDFFAVLDVMPDAPRVLRELQKKYEVFIATAAMEVPTSFAAKYQWLGRHFPFIPASHIVFCGDKSILKADYLIDDNPRQLRRFTGEGILYHSHHNIDVTDFRRVKNWLEVEALFLGSGAEL
- a CDS encoding C4-type zinc ribbon domain-containing protein; translated protein: MHPDLEKLMVLQGYDLEAKRLRDEMTALPRLVATLETQAKNTAGQRAVVLDLIAKEEALRRRQESDVKDLQQKIARARQKVENATTTVQVTALEHEITFAEQAISKLEDAELESMERSEELDAQKLVADKAVADAEAKLATEKQRATETIAADKIALAAVEEKRTAQRAEIGEEALSLYDRIAKAKGTGIAEAVNQQCSACRMMVRPQRWNDLRDRDNTTEMMTCESCGRLLFYDPARDSPQRKVVAVESIAASIVRGL
- a CDS encoding sulfite exporter TauE/SafE family protein, with protein sequence MLSALTMNWHYLWLVAASFIAGVMNAMAGGGSFVAFPAMLGVGVPPIQANATNTVALWPGQLTSLAALRGDVRRDLMPVVALASITGGIAGAMVLLHTKQVTFMHLIPWLLLTGAVLFGISGPVSKWLRNRSKKSELEHHHDARISPIPLFLGLLPICFYVGYFGAGGGFLIMTVLALFGIEEMHTLNAMKVVAACLSNLCAIFTFIAKGAILWHYCLVAMVFAAAGGYIGARYTRRMNPAVLRAVVVVIGVAMAVYFFWKEA
- a CDS encoding DUF971 domain-containing protein, whose translation is MSHEGIRIVSEEQARRESADEVRLPAEAVTPAKVRVKKSEGTGVEIDWKDGHQSAWNFAWLRNACPCATCNEERQHTGRKPGEPKPKPQALLMMYEAPARPIEVTPVGRYALRFKWNDGHESGIYSWEYLRRVCLCTLCKGTRAE
- a CDS encoding DUF3050 domain-containing protein; translated protein: MSETAYVTSGVTLLEERLAPLYARLAEHRLYRSFRTVEDLRLFMQSHVFAVWDFMSLLKTLQRGLTSVDVPWLPSEFPRSRRLVNEIVLGEESDVYEGRAASHFEIYLEAMRLAGASTTAIDAMLMGVRAGKGWQDALAQSGASAGAQKFVAGTFRRIERGQLHATAAAFTFGREDLIPDMFRGFIRDQDQRLQGRLALFRWYLDRHIEVDGDEHGPMALEMIAELCGEDGARWREATEAAVEAVEARIALWDAIADEIGSKT
- a CDS encoding glycosyl hydrolase family 28 protein; translated protein: MKRKSAALAVALGALSIAARGQVICDAHTYGAKGDGVTKDTAAIQRAIDTCSAKHGVVKLAGGQFVSGPLTLKSHVTLDIEKDAALLASVDRSDYKAATLMRQPTIEPFLHVLNADEVTISGGGLIDGRGQVWWDYVKGVKDAGILGNDHPRPMGLLIDHSKHFTMENVTFQNAGFWQVVPYYSEYLVFRNLRILAPQRGAPNTDGIDPFSSSHIVIDHYFASVGDDDIAIKSGAINSPGPDAPSTDITITDCAFESGHGLSIGSEVAGGVQHVHAERISFKGTDQGIRVKANRDRGADISDLSFKNITMDGVRTSILISEYYPKVMPEGEVAAASIGRLTPHFHDILIENVKSINSDWAGVVIGLPESPVIGLTLRNVSIEATKAMEIAYAKVKLEGVSIKLGTHVAPTATVTGK
- a CDS encoding fused MFS/spermidine synthase, with protein sequence MSVSRLLFGGAVFVASFLLFLGEPMAARQLLPVFGGSAAVWMTCLVFFQLVLLGGYLYAHLVTRGWTRHWQRALHLALLALAVASALGWAMGLAPLNPAVTHPVLRIFAALSLRIGLPFLMLGATSPLLQVWWTQVERSPIPYRLFALSNLASLLALLLYPSLIEPHMTLRFQRWAWAIGVVVYAAMSALLALRTPLAEPIPQQETTTRTPWPRRLLWFLLPLAASMQLSAVTGHLTTNIAAIPLLWIAPLGVYLITFILAFETPWFYQRPIMVRLLVVMLAALGYVLSHADVSFPIGIAILFFLAELFFACLFCHAEAYHLRPQGTAESTLFYLMIAAGGAAGSFLIGIAAPLVFSSNYDVSISFLITAILALAVVWQDGRMPRLLWGTVSILMLVLVFALRAAYDRGTLLATRNFYGSLRVKGEISQHGDPTRTLLNGSIRHGMQIFSPALRRTPTTYYAEDSGIGTALAACCSTRARNIGVVGLGAGTLAAYGRPGDRMRFYEINPSVLPIAHNLFTYLRESGAQLTFAEGDARTSLAGEQPQGFDVLVVDAFSGDAIPLHLLTVEAMRVYRRHLAPGGVLAFHVSNQYLDLPPEIGELATAAGMQAREVASAGNDAKGEFSATWVLVSDDAAFFTRPEVADRITPIEPRAGVRAWTDDYSSLLKVLRW
- the miaA gene encoding tRNA (adenosine(37)-N6)-dimethylallyltransferase MiaA, which codes for MNPLVVLLGATASGKTALSLALAQHFAGEIISCDSVAVYRGMELGTAKPTPAERALVPHHGLDLYDLEHACTAGDYSRSARESLAGITERGHLPIVAGGTGLYLRALIDGLFPSPPADPGLRERLRRRTPERLHTILERLDPKAAALIHRNDVPKVIRAIEVSLAARRPITEQWEAGRDALTGYRILRIGLNPPRAELYHRINQRAAAMFHLGLVAETEALIARHGADSRPLTSLGYAEASAVLRGELTLDQAIAQAQQGHRNYAKRQMTWFRREPGVHWLEGTGDDPEVLRQAVELVEQHAKQ
- a CDS encoding glycine C-acetyltransferase produces the protein MSAQTSARPQLAHLTAQLDELRRLGTFFKLRQLDDIQGPVCTYDGRKVINLASNNYLGLCNHPKLEEAAHRAITEHGVGSGAVRTIAGTMKIHMELEEKIAAFKNVEACVVFQSGFTANAGTVSSILGKEDFILSDELNHASIIDGARLSRAKIKVFRHKDVAHCEELLKEIENEPGKKLIITDGVFSMDGDIGPVDQLAKLAEKYGAIMMVDDAHASGVLGRNGRGSVDHFNMHGMVDVQVGTLSKAIGALGGYVCGSRDLIDFLYHRARPFLFSTSHPPSVAATCIAAFDILENEPERIERLWDNTRYFKQQLADAGFDIGGRSTPASETPIIPIILGEGRKTMDFSRELFAQGVMATGIAFPTVPEGKARIRIIMTSEHTRAELDQALEVLTSTAKRMAIL